The Microcoleus sp. FACHB-672 sequence CTTATCTGGAAAAACCTTTGTGATCACCGGCACCCTGCCTACTCTCAAGCGAGATGAAGCAAAAACGCTGATTGAAAATGCTGGCGGCAAAGTCACCGATTCGGTTAGTTCTAAAACCGATTATTTAGTTTTGGGAGAGGATGCCGGTTCTAAATTGAAAAAAGCTGAGGAGTTAGGAATTTCTCAACTAAGTGAAGCGCAGTTAATGACTCTCTTAGAAAGTTAAAAACCATTCCTAAACCCTAAAATAACTTCAATTTTTGGAAATCACCCGATTGGAGGAAGAATAGTTTTAGGGAATGCTAGAAAATTAAACTTTAAAGGCACAACTGTAAAGTTTATGCAACTTCATCACACTTCAGGCCGGTGGCGTTTAGGGTTGGCGCTATCGCTAATCACTGTTTTTCTTTGGGGAATTTTGCCCATCGCTTTGACTGTAATACTTCAAGAGCTTGATGTATACACCGTCACATGGTTTCGCTTTCTTGGATCGTTTACACTTCTCGCCATTTATTTAGCGGCAAGGCAGCAATTACCGGCACCCCAAAAACTTCGCTCAACGCCTTTAGGATTACTGGCAATTGCGATTATATTTTTAGCGATTAATTATCTGCTTTTTCTCCAAGGGTTAGTACAAACCTCGCCGGCAAATGCACAAATTCTCATCCAACTGGCTCCCGTACTTTTGGGTTTAGGAGGACTGGTTGTTTTTAAGGAACATTACACGCTGCAGCAGTGGGTTGGGGTCGGGGTGTTAACATCAGGATTTAGCTTATTTTTTCAAGAAAAATTGCGAACTTTAATCACAACGCCTACTCAATATTTAGCCGGCAGCGGATTGATTGTGATTGCGGCAGCAGCATGGGCACTTTATGCTTTAGCGCAAAAGCAATTGCTGCATAAATTACCTTCTGCCAGCATTATGCTGATTATCTATGCCGGCTGTGCGCTTTTGTTCAGTCCTTTTGCCACACCAAAACTGATTTTAACTCTGAGTCCTTTCCATTTGGGGATTTTGCTTTTTTGCGCTTTAAACACCGCCTTGGCTTACGGGGCGTTTGCGGAATCATTAGAACACTGGGAAGCATCACGAGTCAGTGCCATGTTAGCGTTGACGCCTGTTGTTACTTTGATATCGATTTGGCTAGTTTCGTTTTTAGCGCCAAATTTAATCCCATCAGACCGCCTCACAATTTTAGGATTAATAGGGGCAATTTTGGTTGTCTGCGGTTCAATGACGATTGCGTTAGGAAAGCGCCCTAAAGTCAACCTTGCATAGCACAAAACTCGATAAATAAAAGTTAGATATTTAGTAATGAGGTAAGTTCGTGGTAGGAGCCTCCCATTTTTGTCAATTTGTAGTGCCGGCAAGATGCCCGCTTACTGTAATCACAGGGAGCATCTTGCTCCTTGCGACAATATTTTTGCAAATTTGGGAGGCACCCTTTGAGGCAGAGGCAAGCCGGCAATCATTAATTACAGAAAATCATTTCATCACCGCCGGCATCAGGGAAAAGTCACTGACACTTTAAACCGCCTTTTACCGTCTGTAGTGGTTACTAATCGCTCTTTTATCTAACTGCTCGAAAAAAGACGTTGCTCTGCTTTTGCTATTTTTACACTGTTTCTCTATATGAAAAGGTGTAATTAAAATTGGCCTGATCGATCCAAAATCCGAAATCCAAAACCCAAACTGGTATAAGAGGCTTGAGGAATGAACTGCCTGTTTCCAATATTATTTACCACTGCCAAACGCTCTAACCGGCGTCTAATCGCTCGCCCCACTGGCAAACGTTCAAATCCGTCTAAAAGCCTGCTGTTAAACCTCAGTCTTTGGTTGCTGCCGGCAGTTTTGACGGCAACTCCAACCGTCGCAGCCGAAAGAATTTACGCTTCCTATGCGGTGCTTGAGCGTTCAATTTCCATTTCCGCCTTAGAAGCCTTTGCCAAAGAAGGCAAAATCGATGAGGATTTAGCCGGCTACGCCCAGTACGCCGCACCCGAACAATTGGAACAGCTACGGGAGATTCTTTTAACGCGTGTGGATCTCTCTCCCGTCACGATTTCCCAGTTTCTTTATACCCAGCAAGGAGAAACGCTGCTCAAGCGGCTAGGGCAAGTGATCCAAACCGGCGCGCGGCAGGAGGGTGAATTTGCAATTCGCTCGGCATTGATTCTAGCAGCCGCTGATCCTGAAGGATTAACGCTGTTGAGTGTACTGCGGAAGTTTCCTACCGAGAGCATTCGCATCGACTTGCAAAGTGTCCAGCGGATTGCTCGGCAATTGCAACAAGCAATCAATCAAACCAATCTAGCAATTGCCTTGGTTGACCGGCTTTCCACAACGGAGGCAGCCTCACAGCCTGGGTTTGGTGGCATCCCTGTGGCTGTCGATCCCGGATCTTCTGAGTTTCCGGTTGCGCTTGGTGGCCAGTTAGATTTGTGGCGGGCTGGGCCTTTCACTAGCGAAGTGAAATCCATTGAAATCACCATTCGCAATGCCCAGATCCCAACAGCCATAACAGATGAACGGATTTTTCCTGTCGATATTTACCTGCCCCAGCAACCCACTCGCCAAGCTGCGCCGGTGATTGTCATCTCTCACGGGTTAGGCTCAGATCGCAAGACGTTTCAGTATTTAGCCACACATCTGGCGTCCTACGGCTTTGTCGTTGCAGTTCCTCAGCATCCCGGCAGCGACGCCCGACTGTTGCAAGCGTTGATCAGCGGGACAGCCAGTGACGTTGCAGAACCCACAGAATTTGTCTATAGGCCGCTGGATGTGAAGTATTTGCTAGACACACTGACCCAGTTAGAACAAACTGATCCGCAACTGCGAGGCCGGCTCAATTTGCAACAGGTGGGAGTCCTCGGTCAGTCATTCGGCGGCTATACCTCTCTAGCGCTGGCGGGTGCGCCGATCAACTTTGACCAACTGAGACAAGACTGCGATCAGTCTAGTGAGTCTTGGAATATCTCGCTGCTGCTGCAATGTCGGGCGGCAGAGTTGCCGGCTACTGTGCAGTATGACTTAAGCGATGAACGCGTCAAGGCGGTAATCGCGATTAACCCGATTAATAGCAGCACTCTGGGGCAAGAAAGCATGAGTAAAATTCAAGTGCCGGTGATGCTGGTTGCCGGTAGCGGGGATACAGCCGCGCCGGCTTTGCCTGAACAGATTCAACCGTTTACATGGCTAACGGCACCAGAAAAGTATCTTGTTGTGATGAACGGGGGCACACACTTTTCTACCCTGGCTGAAGCAGACGGCGGGGCTGGCGTCGTACCCATTCCCTCTGACGTGATTGGCCCAGCCCCAGCCCAAGCTCGTCGCTATATTTCTGCGTTAAGTTTGGCCTTTTTTAAAACCCATATCGCGGGAGATCCGCAATACCGGCCTTATCTGCGAGCATCCTATGCCGAAGCCATTAGCCGAGAACCCCTGTCTCTTAGTCTTATCGAATCTTTAACTGAGACTCAGCTAAATGAGGCGCTCAACCGCCGGTAGCTATTAGTGTGGCCGACAGATTGGATTGAAATGCTGATGGGATGAGCGGACTTTACTAACAAAAAGTCGTAGGTCACGAGAAACAGTACAATAGCACAGGCTTTTTATCGGATGATTGTGCTGTGCAAGGGTTCGTAAACTTAAATAAGCCTGCCGGTTTTACCTCCCACGATTGTGTTGCGAGGATGCGCCGCCTATTGCGAATTAAGCGCGTGGGACACGCCGGCACCTTAGATCCTGCTGCCACCGGCGTCTTACCCATCGCTGTGGGCAATGCTACGCGGTTGCTGCAATTTCTCAGGGCAGATAAGGCTTACCGGGCTACCATTTGCCTTGGCGTCCGAACGGCGACAGATGACTTAGAAGGGGAAATTCTTTCTCAGGTGCCCGTGTCTGGGTTGACTCGGGAAACCGTAGAAGAGACGCTGATGCGCTCGTTTGTGGGTAAAATCCAGCAGGTGCCACCTAACTACAGCGCGATTCAGGTGCAGGGAAAACGCTTGTATGACATGGCGCGTGCCGGCGAAACGATAGACGTGCCGGCGCGAACGGTAGAGATATTCAAAATCGAAATTTTGGACTACAAGCCGGCAGATTTTCCTGAAATCGAGCTGACGATTGCTTGTGGCCCAGGAACTTATATTCGTGCCATTGCGCGGGATCTCGGCGCGGCTTTAAATACCGGCGGCACACTGGCCCGTCTGATTCGCACGGAAAGCAGCGGTTTTACTTTGGCAGATAGCTTGACATTTGACACGTTCAGTGGACAGCTAGAGCAAGGGGCATTTCAACCGATTTCACCGGCAGCCGTTTTGGCACATTTAAGCGCCGTTACCTTGGCGGCACCCGAAGCGCGGCGCTGGTGTCAGGGACAAAAAATTTTAGATTTTAGGGATTTGATTGTAAATTCCGGTGAAGATAGCAGTTTAGAATCAGTAAGTTCTAAATTTGACGAGTCACTGCAAAATCCCACAACAGTTGTGCGAGTGCATCATGAAGATAGCCAACTTTTGGGGATTGGCAAGCTTGAGAATTTAGAAACAGAGCCGGTACTCATTCCTCAAGTTGTATTGAATCCAATCCAGTGAAAAAAATATGGTAAATTTTGGTCTTGCATTTGTTTTATGGTTGATTGCCTTTGCTATAGGTGCCGGTAATAATTCTATCGCCGATCTGTTTATTGCCCCAGGATTTGGGGAGTACGGATCTCATGTTTATAAAATAGCCGTGCTGATCGTCGTTTTCTTTGTATTAGCGTGGATCTATGCTCGGCAAAATCGAGGAGCTACTTGGGGAAGTTCTGTCTTAGGAACGGGTTTTTTATGGGTAGGACTGTCAGCCATTGCGGATTTAATTCTTAAAGCCTATGTTTGGAATATTCCTAGACAGTGCCCGGAAACTTATAAAACCATAGTTTCAAGTACCTGTGTGCTAGCTGATTATTACATTTGGGAAGGCCGGCTTTGGATCTTGCTGTTAGTGAGCGCTTTCCTCGCACCTCTGCTTATGGGAATCCGAGCTAATCGATAAAATATTTAACAGCAAATTAGATTCATAGACACCGTTTTTTAACGCGGTTCCTGACTTCCTTTTTCTACGTTAGGAAGTCAGGCAAAAGCTGCTTTTTTAGGAGTGCCGGCACTCGCGGATCACTGAGGATCTCAGGACTCAACATGACTGGAGAATTTAAATGGCTGCACCACAAATAGTCCCTTACGGTTCATGGAAATCGCCCATTACCTCAGATTTAATTGTCTCTGAGACCATTGGCTTAGGCTCAATCGCCGTAGATGGAGAAGATATCTACTGGGTGGAAATGCGACCGGCAGAAGGTGGACGCAACGTGTTAGTGCAACGAACGCCACAGGGAGAAATCACGGATCGCACGCCAGCCGGTTTTAATGTTCGCACCCGTGTTCACGAGTATGGGGGTGGTTCCTTTGCCGTGGCGAATGGCACAATTTATTTTTCCAATTTTGCGGATCAGCGTCTCTACCGGCAAACCTCAGACTCGGAACCGCAACCGCTGACGCCTGCCGGCGTGGATCTGCGCTATGCAGATGCCGCCATTGATCGGCAACATAACCGCCTGATCTGCGTGCGGGAAGACTTCACCGGCAGCAGTCATGAGCCGGCAAATACTTTAGTTAGCATTCCTTTTGCCGGCGGTGATAGCGGTGAAGTGCTGGTTTCTGGCGACGATTTTTATGCCTCACCGCGTCTGAGTCCAGATGGTTCTCAGTTGTGCTGGCTAAGTTGGAATCATCCCAATATGCCGTGGGATGGAACGCAACTGTGGGTGGCGCAACTCAACGCAGATGGTTCCCTGGGTGATCGTCAACAAATTGCCGGTGGCGTGGATGAATCGATTTTTCAGCCTGAGTGGTCACCGGATGGCATTTTATACTTTGTAAGTGACCGCACCGGCTGGTGGAATCTTTACCGTTGGAATGCCGGCGAAGTCGAACCCCTGTGGGAAATGGCAGCCGAGTTTGGGCGTCCCCTGTGGGTGTTTGGGATGTGTACCTACACCTTCGCTTCTGCGGAACGTATCATCTGTACCTACACCCAGGAAGGCGTCTGGCATCTAGCAAGTCTTGACACTAAGACAAAACAGCTCGAAAAAATTGAAACGCCCTACACGGAAATTTCATCCCTACTGGTTGATGCCAAAGGTCGTGGGTTGATTTTAGCCGGCTCACCTTCCGAATCTACCGTCGTGGTTCAGCTAAATTTAGCGACAGGGGAGCTAGATGTGTTGCGTCGTTCCAGTGAAATGTCAATTGATAGCGGTTACTTGTCTACGCCGCAAACGATTGAATTCCCCACAGAGAACGGGTTAACCGCCTATGCCTTCTTCTATCCACCCCAAAATTGCGACTACACTGCGCCTGCTGGCAAAAAACCACCTCTGCTAGTAAAAAGCCACGGAGGGCCAACCGCAGCAGCTAGCAGCCGGCTGAATTTGGGAATTCAATACTGGACGAGTCGCGGGTTTGCCTTCTTAGATGTCAATTATGGCGGCAGCACCGGCTATGGACGGGAATACCGGCAACGGCTGGAGAAAATGTGGGGCGTGGTAGATGTTGATGACTGTGCCAATGGGGCGCGCTATCTGGCTGAACAAGGTTTGGTGGATGGCGATCGGCTAACCATTGCGGGAGGCAGTGCCGGCGGCTATACAACCCTGTGTGCCCTGGTTTTTCACGATACCTTTAAAGCCGGTGCCAGCTACTACGGCGTTAGCGATTTAGAGGTGTTGGCAAGGGACACTCATAAGTTTGAAGCCCGCTACTTAGACCGGCTGATTGGCCCTTATCCTGAACAGCAAGACCTTTATAAGCAGCGTTCTCCCATCCATTACACAGATCGTCTTTCTTGCCCGGTGATTTTTTTCCAGGGAAAGGAAGATAAAGTGGTTCCGCCAAACCAAGCCGAGATGATGGTGGAGGCGCTAAAAGCCAAAGGGTTGCCGGTTGCCTACGTGTTATTTGAGGGTGAACAACATGGTTTCCGTCGCGCTGAGAGTATAAAACGTGCGCTTGATGGGGAATTTTACTTCTATTCCCGGGTTTTTGGGTTTAAACCGGCTGAGGATATAGAGCCGGTGTTGATTGAAAACTTGTGAACTCGAATTTTTCTGTCTTTCAGCGGCAAAATGTTCGCGCACAGAATAATTTTTATAATTGCGCGAACCTTTGCCGGTGAAACGGATTGAGCGGATTGTTAAGCATTTTTTACGCCTTTTGCGGGTTCGGGAGTTTTGTGTTACGACAGATTGAGCAGGCCGATTAAAATCTTTCTTGCGGTGGATTTATTCCACTGGTCAAGCTAATTAGATCTAAAGTAGCTGTGCCTGCATAATAAACACCCAACTGCAAAAGGAGATTTTGACAATGTCTAAACAAAGTGCTACCCAATTTTTATCAGTTGCTGCTCGTAATACCGAGGTTCAAGAAAATTTTAAATCAGTCAATAACCCGCAAGAATTTGTAAAAGCTGCCGAAGAGTTGGGTTATAGCTTTACAACTGACGAGTTGAAGGATGTTGTTAAAGAACACAGTGAAGGCGTTACCCTCAGAAGGAAAACCGGCATTTGGAACTGGCTGCGTCACATTAATTGGATTGAATAATCTAAATCTTAGAGGGCAAAGCATTCGGGGAGCAATTTATCCGAATCGGCAATAATTTCGTAACCGAATCTTTTGCCCTGAGCGAGTTGATGATAGAGTTGACACGATGTTGCTTTTGTCAATACCAAGTCATTGGCTGGCGCTCTAGAAGTCGGTTGTGCTTGGGGCGGGTTTGGTGAGCAGAAAACTCATCCCAATTTCAGAAAAGAAGGCGACAGATGGGTTGGTTAGGTAGAGTAACGCGAAACTCAACAACGGCAAGCATTTGAGCCGTAGAGTTTCTCAACCCAACTGACATCATGCCGGCTGAACTTCACCCTAGTCCTCGCTGATGTTGCTACGCTGGAAGCAGAAGAGACAGGCTACCCCAGAGGCAACGACATGAGCAGGGATGACACAAAATCAATTGCCCGTGAATTGAAAACCCAAGCCACGATCTTAGGTGGGTTTATCGCCCTCATCTGGATTTTGGAACTTGTGGATCTATTTGTGTTCAGAGGAGCATTAAATTCTTATGGGATTGTACCGCGCCGAGTATTCGGGCTGCGCGGCATCCTATTCGCGCCCTTCCTTCACGGGAATTTAGTTCATTTGATGGCAAACACCATCCCCTTTCTGACGCTTGGCTGGTTGGTGATGCTGCAAGAAACCAGCGACTTTTTTGCAGTTAGCGCGGTAACAATGGTTGTCAGTGGTTTAGGTGTTTGGCTATTTGGATCGCCAGGGGTTCACATTGGCGCAAGCGCTGTAATTTTTGGCTATCTGGGTTTTCTGCTACTGCGCGGCTTTTTTGAACGTAACATTCCCTCCATTTTCCTGTCATTAATTGTCGGCTTTTTTTACGGAGGCTTGATCTGGGGTGTATTGCCGGCACAAGTTGGAATTTCTTGGGAAGGGCACTTGTTTGGATTTTTAGGCGGTGCATTAGCTGCACGGATGTTGGCGCGGCGCAAGCAACACGTATAGGCAATTTGCCGGCAGCAATTTTTCTGTAAACAACTGCCAAGCGGGTGTAGTTAATATTCTAAAGTACAGTAATGACTGGAGGATTTATGCCAGAAGATGAAGTCGTGTTTCAAATTAACGAATCGATTTTTCAGCAATTAGTGGATTGGCAAGAAAAAATCGAAGAAACCGAAATAACTGAACCGGACGAAGAAACCCCCTGTTTCAACAGCCCCAAACCCCTGACTGAAGCAGAGAAAGCAAAGCTCACGCAATCTCGCCCAAAAGATTCAGTTAATTAAAAGAGTGCCGGTAGAGACGCGCCTATCGCGTCTTTATCTGCCTCTCCATAACTGCATAATTCGGTTTTATCTGTGTTAATCTGTGGTTTTAATTAATATTTCTAAACTTTAGCGCCCAATCCTTGTAAACTTTAAAATTAATTAAAAACCATGCCTAAAAAACAAAAATTTCCTTACCTAGTCGGTTCCAAATGGACAGCCCAGCAAAAAATGTGGGGTTGGCGGCATTTCCAAGTTGCTAATCGAAAAAAACAAGGCGAGTGGGTATTTGCCGAAATGGTTGCTTCTTGCGATCCAGATGTCCGGTTTTGGATTAACTCCAAAATCTTAAAAGATCGTTCTCAGTGGCAACCGGGCTGGCAATCTTTAAAAGAAATGGGTGAAATTGAAGAAGAGATAGGCTTTCATGTAGAGTAAAAAGATAGGTTATAAAAAAAATAAGCTAACTCCACAAAATAATCTTAATCAGGAGCATCTTGCTACCTAAGAATACATCTGGCGGACAAAACGCTAATACGAAATTATAATTAATTGAATTTAAAATAATATTTTAAATCACTAACAT is a genomic window containing:
- a CDS encoding DMT family transporter codes for the protein MQLHHTSGRWRLGLALSLITVFLWGILPIALTVILQELDVYTVTWFRFLGSFTLLAIYLAARQQLPAPQKLRSTPLGLLAIAIIFLAINYLLFLQGLVQTSPANAQILIQLAPVLLGLGGLVVFKEHYTLQQWVGVGVLTSGFSLFFQEKLRTLITTPTQYLAGSGLIVIAAAAWALYALAQKQLLHKLPSASIMLIIYAGCALLFSPFATPKLILTLSPFHLGILLFCALNTALAYGAFAESLEHWEASRVSAMLALTPVVTLISIWLVSFLAPNLIPSDRLTILGLIGAILVVCGSMTIALGKRPKVNLA
- a CDS encoding alpha/beta hydrolase, whose translation is MNCLFPILFTTAKRSNRRLIARPTGKRSNPSKSLLLNLSLWLLPAVLTATPTVAAERIYASYAVLERSISISALEAFAKEGKIDEDLAGYAQYAAPEQLEQLREILLTRVDLSPVTISQFLYTQQGETLLKRLGQVIQTGARQEGEFAIRSALILAAADPEGLTLLSVLRKFPTESIRIDLQSVQRIARQLQQAINQTNLAIALVDRLSTTEAASQPGFGGIPVAVDPGSSEFPVALGGQLDLWRAGPFTSEVKSIEITIRNAQIPTAITDERIFPVDIYLPQQPTRQAAPVIVISHGLGSDRKTFQYLATHLASYGFVVAVPQHPGSDARLLQALISGTASDVAEPTEFVYRPLDVKYLLDTLTQLEQTDPQLRGRLNLQQVGVLGQSFGGYTSLALAGAPINFDQLRQDCDQSSESWNISLLLQCRAAELPATVQYDLSDERVKAVIAINPINSSTLGQESMSKIQVPVMLVAGSGDTAAPALPEQIQPFTWLTAPEKYLVVMNGGTHFSTLAEADGGAGVVPIPSDVIGPAPAQARRYISALSLAFFKTHIAGDPQYRPYLRASYAEAISREPLSLSLIESLTETQLNEALNRR
- the truB gene encoding tRNA pseudouridine(55) synthase TruB, translated to MQGFVNLNKPAGFTSHDCVARMRRLLRIKRVGHAGTLDPAATGVLPIAVGNATRLLQFLRADKAYRATICLGVRTATDDLEGEILSQVPVSGLTRETVEETLMRSFVGKIQQVPPNYSAIQVQGKRLYDMARAGETIDVPARTVEIFKIEILDYKPADFPEIELTIACGPGTYIRAIARDLGAALNTGGTLARLIRTESSGFTLADSLTFDTFSGQLEQGAFQPISPAAVLAHLSAVTLAAPEARRWCQGQKILDFRDLIVNSGEDSSLESVSSKFDESLQNPTTVVRVHHEDSQLLGIGKLENLETEPVLIPQVVLNPIQ
- a CDS encoding S9 family peptidase, yielding MAAPQIVPYGSWKSPITSDLIVSETIGLGSIAVDGEDIYWVEMRPAEGGRNVLVQRTPQGEITDRTPAGFNVRTRVHEYGGGSFAVANGTIYFSNFADQRLYRQTSDSEPQPLTPAGVDLRYADAAIDRQHNRLICVREDFTGSSHEPANTLVSIPFAGGDSGEVLVSGDDFYASPRLSPDGSQLCWLSWNHPNMPWDGTQLWVAQLNADGSLGDRQQIAGGVDESIFQPEWSPDGILYFVSDRTGWWNLYRWNAGEVEPLWEMAAEFGRPLWVFGMCTYTFASAERIICTYTQEGVWHLASLDTKTKQLEKIETPYTEISSLLVDAKGRGLILAGSPSESTVVVQLNLATGELDVLRRSSEMSIDSGYLSTPQTIEFPTENGLTAYAFFYPPQNCDYTAPAGKKPPLLVKSHGGPTAAASSRLNLGIQYWTSRGFAFLDVNYGGSTGYGREYRQRLEKMWGVVDVDDCANGARYLAEQGLVDGDRLTIAGGSAGGYTTLCALVFHDTFKAGASYYGVSDLEVLARDTHKFEARYLDRLIGPYPEQQDLYKQRSPIHYTDRLSCPVIFFQGKEDKVVPPNQAEMMVEALKAKGLPVAYVLFEGEQHGFRRAESIKRALDGEFYFYSRVFGFKPAEDIEPVLIENL
- a CDS encoding Nif11-like leader peptide family natural product precursor; translation: MSKQSATQFLSVAARNTEVQENFKSVNNPQEFVKAAEELGYSFTTDELKDVVKEHSEGVTLRRKTGIWNWLRHINWIE
- a CDS encoding rhomboid family intramembrane serine protease — translated: MSRDDTKSIARELKTQATILGGFIALIWILELVDLFVFRGALNSYGIVPRRVFGLRGILFAPFLHGNLVHLMANTIPFLTLGWLVMLQETSDFFAVSAVTMVVSGLGVWLFGSPGVHIGASAVIFGYLGFLLLRGFFERNIPSIFLSLIVGFFYGGLIWGVLPAQVGISWEGHLFGFLGGALAARMLARRKQHV
- a CDS encoding TIGR02450 family Trp-rich protein: MPKKQKFPYLVGSKWTAQQKMWGWRHFQVANRKKQGEWVFAEMVASCDPDVRFWINSKILKDRSQWQPGWQSLKEMGEIEEEIGFHVE